From the Leptospira sp. WS60.C2 genome, one window contains:
- a CDS encoding GNAT family N-acetyltransferase — protein MSQIEFQILSPSEESLILLIANWYHEEWKIPLDKILLKLQSVVNDESQIQLLMTIDSIPVATGGIYHHVGLLDVVPRFKEYKHWLGLVYTIPSMRQKGYGALLCEHLESIARDRKIPELYLFSDSAVNLYKRLGWMEMEVVPYGSRLVTVMRRSLLG, from the coding sequence GTGAGTCAAATTGAATTCCAGATTTTATCTCCTTCCGAAGAAAGCCTAATTTTGTTGATTGCAAATTGGTATCATGAAGAATGGAAAATTCCACTAGATAAGATTTTGCTAAAGTTACAGTCAGTCGTAAATGATGAATCTCAAATTCAATTACTAATGACAATCGATTCGATCCCTGTGGCAACTGGTGGAATTTATCATCACGTGGGACTTTTGGATGTGGTGCCACGATTTAAAGAATATAAACATTGGTTAGGTTTGGTTTATACGATTCCTTCCATGCGACAAAAAGGGTATGGTGCTTTGCTTTGTGAGCATTTGGAATCTATCGCAAGGGATCGCAAAATTCCAGAGTTATATTTATTTTCAGACTCTGCAGTCAATTTGTACAAACGGCTAGGTTGGATGGAGATGGAAGTTGTTCCATACGGCAGCCGCCTTGTGACAGTGATGAGGCGGTCGTTATTGGGTTAG
- a CDS encoding PEGA domain-containing protein: MKHKISAFILILGLLGNTLPLFSIDDYYNFPKQSYKGSVSFETSRTLCIFPFVPMKEDVTKEYLMKGIPSVILSDLRNLEYTYVENPRKNVIYHSFGENPVSTLQERIDSESTNVKRKKKEIGDEKDLEDLRIGKKQVSPEKDPRYVKITIKQMWDKKALSPDEAFGAATKFGCDYIISGSFEVRDNLLLTKVSLYDDYEGKFVPFEHQTSLIRAYQEMGPLGEAIKERIQGKETTLVNVSANGEESALVYLDGIYLGKTPLKDKKFPIGKRSLFIFKEGFFPYKSDVILEKGKTFQIDVKLSLKLSTSFITVTSNVESDVYLGIQYLGKTPINRMPIPTGMNRLRLSREGYIDSFRSIDARDEEESIVDVQMREGKTEVYYKNKQNVFLDHTYKDFTTYSLYGALLFYASYAYLNYASRQAYAGARSQVTWTNTAAINSFIQNNPNEFIFWYYTQNQIISDAESKGRNLKLIAGTLPTEDRRNRQLVAGPMVILMGLMLVSAATFYYLGLDQETIEIGYLPVNPAFANHGQSAMEGYSYIQFHSRY; the protein is encoded by the coding sequence ATGAAACATAAAATTTCAGCTTTTATACTCATATTGGGCCTACTTGGAAACACATTGCCTTTGTTTTCAATCGATGATTACTATAATTTCCCCAAGCAATCCTATAAAGGAAGTGTTTCTTTCGAAACAAGTCGTACGCTTTGCATTTTTCCTTTTGTTCCCATGAAAGAAGATGTTACGAAAGAATATCTCATGAAAGGAATTCCTTCTGTGATTCTTTCGGATTTGCGTAATTTAGAATATACTTATGTAGAAAATCCTAGAAAAAATGTTATATATCATTCTTTTGGTGAAAATCCTGTTTCTACGTTACAGGAGCGAATTGATTCTGAATCAACCAATGTGAAACGAAAAAAGAAAGAAATTGGTGATGAGAAGGATCTAGAAGACTTACGAATCGGTAAGAAGCAAGTTTCTCCGGAAAAAGATCCACGTTATGTAAAAATTACGATCAAACAAATGTGGGATAAAAAAGCCTTATCTCCGGACGAAGCATTTGGTGCTGCGACCAAGTTTGGATGTGATTATATTATTTCTGGGTCATTCGAAGTCCGCGATAATTTATTGCTCACAAAAGTTTCTCTATATGATGACTATGAAGGTAAATTTGTTCCCTTTGAGCATCAAACTTCTTTGATAAGAGCCTATCAAGAAATGGGTCCACTTGGCGAAGCCATTAAGGAAAGAATACAAGGCAAAGAAACAACTTTGGTGAATGTATCTGCCAATGGAGAAGAGAGTGCGCTAGTTTATTTGGATGGAATTTATTTAGGTAAAACACCTCTGAAGGATAAAAAATTCCCAATTGGGAAAAGATCTTTGTTCATTTTCAAAGAAGGATTTTTTCCTTATAAATCAGATGTAATTTTGGAAAAAGGAAAAACCTTTCAAATCGATGTGAAACTCTCATTAAAATTAAGCACTTCATTTATTACTGTTACTTCAAATGTTGAATCTGATGTTTACTTAGGGATTCAGTATTTAGGTAAGACTCCAATCAATCGTATGCCAATCCCGACAGGTATGAATCGATTGCGTCTATCCAGAGAAGGATACATTGATTCTTTTCGTTCCATCGATGCCAGAGATGAGGAAGAGTCAATAGTCGACGTGCAGATGCGTGAAGGGAAAACCGAGGTTTACTACAAAAACAAACAAAATGTCTTTTTGGATCATACATACAAAGATTTTACCACTTATTCGTTGTATGGTGCATTACTATTCTATGCAAGTTATGCCTATTTGAATTATGCTTCTCGACAAGCATACGCGGGGGCTAGGTCTCAAGTTACCTGGACGAACACTGCTGCCATAAATTCTTTTATTCAAAACAATCCGAATGAATTCATTTTTTGGTATTACACGCAAAATCAAATTATCTCTGATGCGGAATCAAAAGGTAGAAATTTAAAACTCATTGCTGGAACGTTACCGACGGAAGATCGTAGGAATCGCCAACTTGTTGCTGGACCAATGGTGATTTTGATGGGACTTATGCTTGTTTCGGCTGCTACATTCTATTATTTAGGTTTGGACCAAGAGACAATTGAAATTGGATATCTGCCGGTCAATCCTGCTTTTGCAAACCACGGCCAGTCTGCAATGGAAGGTTATAGTTATATACAATTCCATTCTCGTTATTAG
- a CDS encoding ABC transporter permease subunit, whose protein sequence is MSSFSIIFPKKSDFLLSGFVSVSLSIPSLLSALVVISILPDNPFSLLIAILVFDWALVYETLTAKVREIQSSPFISASLCFGAKPLHLIFLHYLPALKDIFRFLFFSGLPTVVMTTALFSYLGIQTSIGDTGPGLGEQISFSKDYFDKSPFSVLLPILAILTLVYSLGFRNQKYET, encoded by the coding sequence ATGTCTTCGTTTTCAATTATCTTTCCTAAAAAATCGGATTTTCTTTTATCAGGATTTGTTTCTGTTTCCCTTTCGATCCCTTCTTTACTTTCGGCACTTGTGGTCATCAGTATTTTACCAGATAACCCATTCTCATTATTGATTGCGATTTTAGTTTTCGATTGGGCACTCGTTTACGAGACTCTCACTGCAAAAGTTCGCGAGATTCAATCTAGTCCATTTATTTCAGCATCACTTTGTTTTGGGGCAAAACCTTTGCATTTGATTTTTTTGCATTATTTACCTGCATTAAAAGATATTTTCCGTTTTTTGTTTTTTTCTGGTTTGCCTACTGTAGTGATGACAACTGCACTTTTTTCTTATTTGGGAATACAGACTTCGATAGGAGATACTGGGCCTGGGCTTGGAGAGCAAATATCTTTTTCCAAAGATTATTTTGACAAGTCACCTTTTTCCGTTTTGCTTCCGATCCTTGCTATTTTAACGTTGGTGTATTCATTGGGGTTCCGAAATCAAAAATATGAAACATAA
- a CDS encoding ABC transporter permease subunit: MKSEVFRFLYFLLLLSLVSSFVSDYHTKDKSFLYADSGISIEELSQKEFFQSYFDFWKRLFLEAGGITQSGETVYEHIGSRFYATLHLAVFGVLFGAIFAFGLSLLTVYLRSKKLYNFIYFISNFTLSTPVFIVAILLLIVFFYKLDLFPPGGYESGNTYYIVLPGVTLGSRIFARLALYLLPEVQKESKSKYTLLLLTRSYPWSHIVFVEIFLKVLPVTLILLVLDFGSLLSGAMVVEEIFFFPGVGKSLYYSIKSMDTYLLSTLLMYSGVLFYLLNRVGFHLQNYFSGEYQNVP; encoded by the coding sequence GTGAAGTCGGAAGTTTTCCGTTTTCTTTATTTTCTTTTACTTTTGTCTCTAGTTAGTAGTTTCGTTTCGGATTACCACACCAAAGATAAATCCTTTCTGTATGCTGATTCCGGCATTTCTATAGAGGAACTATCTCAAAAAGAGTTTTTTCAATCCTATTTTGATTTTTGGAAGCGATTGTTTTTGGAAGCTGGTGGGATTACACAGAGTGGAGAAACTGTTTATGAGCATATCGGAAGTCGTTTTTACGCAACACTGCACTTAGCTGTTTTTGGAGTCTTGTTTGGTGCGATTTTTGCCTTTGGTTTATCGTTACTTACGGTTTATCTTAGATCCAAAAAATTATATAATTTTATTTACTTCATTTCCAATTTTACACTCTCTACTCCTGTTTTTATTGTCGCAATACTCCTGTTAATTGTTTTTTTCTATAAATTGGATTTGTTCCCTCCGGGTGGATATGAATCTGGAAATACATACTATATTGTTTTGCCTGGTGTAACTCTAGGCTCAAGAATTTTTGCAAGACTGGCTCTTTATCTATTGCCTGAGGTTCAAAAAGAATCCAAGTCAAAATATACGCTTTTACTCTTAACAAGATCATATCCATGGTCTCATATTGTGTTTGTTGAGATTTTTTTGAAAGTACTCCCTGTGACATTAATTTTATTGGTATTAGATTTTGGTTCATTGTTATCTGGTGCTATGGTTGTGGAGGAAATTTTCTTTTTTCCTGGGGTTGGTAAATCTTTGTACTACTCAATTAAGTCTATGGACACTTATCTGTTGTCAACGCTCCTTATGTATTCTGGAGTTTTGTTTTATCTACTCAATCGAGTTGGATTCCACTTGCAAAACTACTTTTCAGGGGAATATCAAAATGTTCCTTAA
- a CDS encoding PTS sugar transporter subunit IIA: protein MNQLLEILDPKNIIFDFKASTKEDAIRKMISHLVATQTLDAVHEEETVSSLMNREKSMSTGIGSGVAIPHCSVHYVNELKCAMAISPNGIDFDALDHGLVQIFIMLIVPKNKFQDHIKTLALIAKTLNIPEEREKLIKAKNFEEIQKAFLSKS from the coding sequence ATGAATCAACTTCTGGAGATTCTTGACCCTAAAAATATCATTTTCGACTTCAAAGCATCAACGAAAGAAGATGCAATTCGAAAAATGATTTCTCATTTGGTCGCCACACAAACATTAGACGCAGTTCATGAAGAAGAGACTGTCTCTTCTTTGATGAATCGAGAAAAATCAATGTCGACTGGCATTGGAAGTGGTGTTGCAATTCCTCATTGTTCCGTTCATTATGTAAATGAGTTAAAATGTGCGATGGCTATCTCACCGAATGGGATTGATTTTGATGCATTGGATCATGGTCTAGTTCAAATTTTTATCATGTTAATTGTTCCAAAAAATAAGTTTCAGGATCATATTAAAACATTGGCTCTCATAGCGAAAACTTTGAACATTCCTGAGGAACGAGAAAAACTCATTAAAGCCAAAAATTTCGAAGAAATCCAAAAGGCATTCCTTTCTAAAAGTTAA
- a CDS encoding ATP-binding protein has protein sequence MLSHNGTKVLAPVNGVATLTADQKYFQIKQDGSWSTSAEYRFQNYDFSSLLDAFDEGALASLDIRDLPLKDYFSRFKTSSSFRVVLSPFSRYQHLDFEEMILTSMKDAYVSFVSLLTSIFPKAEVTNFFEIPTLKFEHPNGIPEYFLHKQLQWGVLKAKKELRSDQILFLGAETIYHILRKLYYGEPFTKRHLAVFLVDRKGRMDLEPRQFFLTNGQSLAFIPANLDKRYKIASFDTVYEAIKPMDVTSLGYFNIYEHYSITLYEKLPAVRKEFSCIDCLECNQYCPTHANPFQLIKGKTEDFDKDKCINCGICTVYCPSGIDIRKRIEEVV, from the coding sequence ATGCTTTCCCATAACGGAACTAAGGTGCTTGCACCTGTCAATGGAGTTGCAACATTAACTGCTGATCAAAAGTATTTTCAGATCAAACAAGATGGTTCTTGGTCAACGAGTGCCGAGTATCGATTCCAAAATTATGATTTTTCTTCCCTTTTAGATGCGTTTGATGAAGGAGCTCTTGCTTCGCTCGATATTCGTGACTTGCCATTAAAGGATTATTTTTCAAGATTCAAAACAAGTTCTTCTTTTCGTGTAGTATTATCACCTTTTTCTCGTTACCAACATCTTGACTTTGAAGAAATGATTTTAACTTCTATGAAAGATGCTTATGTAAGTTTCGTTTCTTTGTTAACATCTATTTTCCCCAAAGCAGAAGTAACGAATTTCTTTGAAATTCCAACTTTAAAATTTGAACACCCTAATGGCATTCCCGAATATTTTTTGCACAAACAATTGCAATGGGGTGTGTTAAAAGCAAAAAAAGAACTCAGATCCGATCAAATTTTGTTTTTGGGTGCAGAAACAATTTATCATATTTTACGTAAGCTATATTATGGTGAGCCTTTCACCAAACGGCACTTAGCTGTTTTTTTGGTCGATCGAAAAGGACGAATGGATTTGGAACCGCGTCAGTTCTTTTTGACAAATGGACAATCCCTAGCATTCATACCGGCAAATCTTGATAAGCGATATAAAATTGCTTCATTTGATACAGTATACGAGGCAATTAAACCAATGGATGTCACTTCTTTGGGTTATTTTAATATCTATGAACATTATTCGATTACTTTATATGAAAAACTTCCAGCAGTAAGAAAAGAGTTCAGCTGCATTGATTGTTTAGAGTGTAATCAGTATTGTCCAACCCATGCAAATCCATTCCAATTGATTAAAGGAAAAACGGAAGATTTCGATAAGGATAAATGTATAAATTGTGGAATTTGTACTGTTTACTGCCCTTCCGGAATTGATATTAGAAAACGTATTGAAGAGGTTGTTTAA
- a CDS encoding cellulose synthase family protein: protein MLTFLSISFLVLYGFDIVMLFYFGLHTYLMVFLYSRFKENCAEDESKILSMKAKNLPTVTVQLPIFNEFYVVDRLIESACNLQYPAKKLQIQVLDDSTDETVEKVAGLVSQYKKKGIWIEHVHRTNRKGHKAGALDEGMAKGKGDFIAIFDADFTPEPDFLLRTMGYFDDESIGMVQTRWGHINETYNILTKAQSFGIDGHFMIEQVARNGSNLWMNFNGTAGIWRRSCIEDAGGWEHDTLTEDFDLSYRAELKGWKFRYIKDVVCKAEIPATMNAYKAQQFRWCKGSIQTAVKLLPRIWKSNESWKIKAEAITHLINYSVHPLMIINILLTAPLLLMEYWAGFKMEDLPMEILFGSAAFLSIGSMGPVIFYAYSQREIHKNWKSKLIYLPVLVMIGTGIAVMNTYAWMEAVFGIQSGFKRTPKLRIEKEGDSLQDKIKYVVPVDYRAFLEFFMGAYCLFCIYLSFMVGKPYMIGFMVLYSIGFFYVAYLSVAESFWKFKPATKAEKELRAVA, encoded by the coding sequence ATGCTCACGTTCTTATCTATATCCTTTTTGGTACTCTACGGTTTCGACATTGTGATGTTGTTCTATTTCGGCTTACACACCTACCTGATGGTGTTTTTGTATAGCCGGTTCAAGGAAAACTGTGCTGAGGATGAATCAAAAATTCTCTCCATGAAGGCCAAAAATCTTCCAACGGTTACGGTTCAACTTCCCATTTTCAATGAGTTTTACGTTGTCGATCGTTTGATTGAGTCTGCATGTAACCTTCAATACCCTGCAAAGAAATTACAAATCCAAGTTCTGGACGATTCCACAGATGAAACAGTTGAGAAAGTGGCAGGTCTAGTTTCGCAATACAAAAAGAAAGGGATTTGGATCGAACACGTTCATAGGACGAACCGCAAAGGTCACAAAGCGGGTGCCCTCGATGAGGGTATGGCGAAAGGAAAAGGGGATTTCATTGCTATTTTTGATGCGGATTTTACTCCGGAACCAGACTTCCTGCTTCGGACCATGGGATATTTCGATGATGAATCGATTGGAATGGTGCAAACTCGTTGGGGTCATATCAACGAAACGTATAATATCTTAACCAAAGCACAAAGTTTTGGAATTGATGGTCACTTTATGATCGAACAAGTCGCAAGAAACGGTTCTAACCTTTGGATGAACTTCAACGGTACTGCCGGAATTTGGAGACGTTCTTGTATCGAAGACGCGGGTGGTTGGGAACACGATACTCTTACCGAGGACTTTGACTTGTCCTACCGTGCCGAGCTAAAAGGTTGGAAATTCCGTTACATCAAAGATGTGGTTTGTAAGGCAGAAATCCCTGCAACAATGAACGCATACAAAGCCCAACAATTCCGATGGTGCAAGGGTTCCATCCAAACCGCTGTCAAACTCCTCCCAAGGATTTGGAAGTCCAATGAGTCTTGGAAAATCAAAGCGGAAGCAATTACGCACCTCATCAATTATTCCGTTCATCCACTGATGATCATCAACATCCTCCTTACGGCTCCACTCCTTCTCATGGAATATTGGGCTGGATTTAAGATGGAAGACCTCCCGATGGAAATTCTATTTGGATCCGCCGCTTTCCTTTCGATTGGATCGATGGGACCTGTTATCTTTTACGCATACTCCCAAAGAGAGATCCATAAAAATTGGAAATCGAAACTGATTTACCTTCCTGTGCTTGTTATGATTGGAACTGGAATTGCAGTGATGAATACATATGCATGGATGGAGGCTGTTTTTGGTATCCAATCTGGATTCAAACGCACTCCGAAGCTTCGCATTGAAAAAGAAGGAGATAGTTTACAGGACAAAATCAAATATGTTGTACCTGTGGATTACCGTGCGTTCCTAGAGTTTTTTATGGGCGCTTATTGTCTATTTTGCATTTATTTATCCTTCATGGTCGGAAAGCCATACATGATTGGTTTTATGGTTCTCTATTCCATTGGATTTTTCTATGTCGCTTATCTTTCCGTGGCGGAGTCGTTCTGGAAATTCAAACCGGCAACCAAAGCAGAAAAGGAACTTCGTGCCGTCGCTTAA
- a CDS encoding motility protein A: MIHSTLLGILAAVLSVFVAILIEGASLRSFFHVPAMFLIVGGTLGATFASFSISQISKAVRDTRFALRKPKETDLKLVFFRFWEKARKDGLLSLEDESKKLDNPFLQKGIQLIVDGSDPRTIEEILWEAHEEKEKEDLKSAKVFETAAGFSPTVGIIGTVLGLVTVLENLDGGTKALGQGIATAFIATFYGISFANLILLPISNQLKVVAKRESNERQAIMRGILSLQSGENRRILAERIDPFVNR, translated from the coding sequence ATGATCCATTCAACACTACTCGGAATACTAGCGGCTGTTTTATCAGTTTTTGTTGCGATTCTTATTGAAGGCGCATCTCTCCGATCTTTTTTTCATGTTCCTGCGATGTTTTTAATCGTTGGAGGTACGTTAGGGGCAACATTTGCATCTTTTTCTATCTCTCAAATCTCAAAAGCGGTTAGAGACACAAGATTCGCATTACGAAAACCAAAAGAAACTGATCTAAAATTAGTTTTCTTTCGTTTTTGGGAAAAAGCAAGAAAAGACGGCTTACTTTCGTTAGAAGATGAATCGAAAAAATTAGACAATCCATTTTTACAAAAGGGAATTCAACTCATTGTAGATGGATCAGATCCGAGAACAATCGAAGAAATTCTATGGGAAGCGCACGAAGAAAAAGAAAAAGAAGATTTAAAATCTGCAAAAGTTTTTGAAACTGCGGCAGGATTTTCACCAACCGTAGGTATCATTGGTACAGTTCTTGGACTCGTAACAGTCCTTGAAAATTTAGATGGTGGAACTAAGGCATTAGGACAAGGCATTGCAACCGCTTTTATCGCAACCTTTTACGGAATTTCGTTCGCCAATTTAATCCTGCTTCCAATTTCCAATCAATTAAAAGTCGTCGCAAAAAGAGAAAGTAACGAACGTCAAGCGATCATGCGAGGAATCTTATCATTACAATCAGGAGAGAATCGTAGAATCCTGGCGGAGAGAATTGATCCATTCGTTAATCGATAA
- a CDS encoding class I SAM-dependent methyltransferase, whose product MTERGLGALTMFENRLRKLKKEREKWAKRENIECYRIYSEDIPQVACILDRYPNGFVLYDKSSLRFQTEADHEDRLTQISSIVKDVFQIEDEQFFLKKRKKQKGLDQYEKLSIDGNFFWAKEGGLEFRINLSDYLDTGLFLDHRITRSWIKDISKNKSVLNLFSYTGAFSVYAASGGAKKTKSIDLSKTYCDWAYQNLQKNGFGNSNHQIINADILQWIEEESKNPNRERYDLIFLDPPTFSNSKKMYEEWDVQTKHRNLLLLLLTKFLTDQGEIWFSTNFRKFKMEVEEEEWKERGYRCINRTKDSIPADFRDEKIHQLFCILPGEN is encoded by the coding sequence ATGACCGAACGAGGATTAGGTGCCCTCACAATGTTTGAAAATCGCCTACGCAAACTTAAAAAAGAGCGGGAAAAATGGGCGAAACGAGAAAATATCGAATGTTACCGTATTTATTCCGAAGACATTCCCCAAGTTGCATGTATATTAGATCGTTATCCAAATGGTTTTGTGCTATATGATAAAAGTTCCTTACGATTTCAGACAGAGGCAGATCATGAAGATCGTTTAACACAGATCTCCTCGATCGTAAAGGACGTTTTTCAGATCGAGGATGAACAATTTTTTTTAAAGAAACGTAAAAAACAAAAAGGTTTGGACCAATATGAAAAATTATCAATCGACGGTAATTTTTTTTGGGCAAAAGAGGGTGGTTTGGAATTTCGAATCAACTTATCTGATTATTTGGATACTGGATTGTTTTTAGACCATCGTATCACTAGATCTTGGATTAAAGATATATCAAAAAACAAATCAGTTTTAAATTTATTTTCCTACACGGGTGCTTTTTCCGTCTATGCTGCGTCAGGTGGTGCGAAGAAAACAAAAAGCATTGATCTTTCCAAAACCTATTGTGATTGGGCTTACCAAAATCTTCAAAAAAATGGCTTCGGAAATTCAAATCATCAAATCATCAATGCCGATATCTTACAATGGATTGAAGAAGAATCAAAAAATCCAAATCGTGAGCGTTATGATTTGATTTTCCTTGATCCTCCTACTTTTTCCAACAGCAAAAAAATGTATGAAGAGTGGGATGTTCAAACAAAACACCGAAATTTATTGTTGTTATTGCTGACAAAATTTCTCACGGATCAAGGTGAGATTTGGTTTTCTACCAATTTTCGTAAATTCAAAATGGAAGTGGAAGAGGAGGAATGGAAAGAAAGAGGATATCGTTGTATCAATCGAACAAAAGATTCCATCCCCGCTGATTTTAGAGATGAAAAGATTCACCAATTGTTCTGTATCTTACCAGGTGAAAACTAA
- a CDS encoding ribonuclease HI family protein, whose product MSTKDTTFVYCDGSSRGNPGPAAIGVSFQNNEGDEFFSISEKIGTATNNIAEWNALSRGMEEAIKQNIKKIKFRLDSELVVKQMKGEYKVKNKDLMVFKSKCDQLKNSFEHFEIQYIPREQNSRADQLANLAQDSKS is encoded by the coding sequence ATGTCCACAAAAGATACTACCTTTGTTTATTGTGATGGAAGCTCCCGAGGAAATCCTGGACCTGCCGCAATTGGTGTTTCCTTCCAAAACAATGAAGGGGATGAATTTTTTTCTATTTCTGAAAAAATTGGAACAGCAACGAATAACATTGCCGAATGGAATGCACTTTCTCGTGGAATGGAAGAGGCGATCAAACAGAATATAAAAAAAATAAAGTTTCGATTGGATTCCGAACTTGTCGTAAAACAGATGAAAGGTGAATATAAAGTAAAGAATAAAGATTTGATGGTATTTAAGTCAAAGTGCGACCAACTCAAAAACTCATTTGAACATTTTGAAATTCAATATATTCCCCGCGAACAGAATTCACGAGCCGACCAACTTGCAAATTTGGCACAAGATTCAAAATCATGA
- a CDS encoding Fur family transcriptional regulator, translated as MAGDPSQILKKIGLKVTKNREQVLSILQGSTRPLNHQEIMEKLPKEESWDRVTIYRALSDLEEKNLLNSLHSTDRVTYFELKSDGNHVVSTAHGHLICNVCGKIECIDDPWNGIPSSKQLKGFTTESVEIVFRGKCRNCQ; from the coding sequence ATGGCTGGTGATCCTTCTCAAATTCTCAAAAAAATTGGTCTCAAAGTAACCAAAAATCGAGAACAAGTTTTGTCCATTCTACAGGGATCTACAAGGCCACTCAATCACCAAGAAATCATGGAAAAACTTCCAAAGGAAGAATCTTGGGATCGTGTCACAATTTACCGTGCTCTATCTGACCTAGAGGAAAAAAATCTACTCAACTCCCTTCATTCTACAGATCGTGTCACTTACTTCGAATTGAAGTCCGACGGAAACCATGTTGTGTCAACTGCTCACGGACATTTGATCTGCAATGTATGCGGAAAAATTGAATGCATTGATGACCCATGGAATGGAATTCCTTCCTCTAAACAACTGAAAGGCTTTACGACCGAATCGGTTGAAATTGTTTTTAGAGGCAAATGTCGCAATTGCCAATAG
- a CDS encoding CCA tRNA nucleotidyltransferase has protein sequence MPIELNSLVPTLHRKHLESIDSALKKAGFECYLVGGSVRDLVMQKIPKEYDLTTNAEPKDVKKLFRTVIDTGIEHGTVTVVLDKVNYEVTTYRIDKDYVDGRRPGHVEFGTTLHEDLKRRDFTMNALAYDIQTGVLIDDHLGLIDIQNKLIRTIGNPVQRFTEDGLRPIRALRFASTLNFSIEEETRKAIHLTKHITKKISLERFQDEILKSFLGQTPSRMVQLLVEENIFQIFLPTMENDLTPNQKILLQLNEISKDLIGMQLAFAFYSFLPNLTLKELESYVRTLKFSGQNTKDTLLFFDLLSKWNLPSDERELTSYRIKKEYLAPIKRHFHQRYKMDSSFLSKLKPIYEENMDVLLSIWNENPPLLLSDLALNGNHLGEHFPNFPKTNYGELLNFLLDLVLQSPKENEFQKLITHSADFINKLSK, from the coding sequence TTGCCAATAGAACTCAATTCCCTTGTTCCAACACTTCATAGAAAACATTTAGAGAGCATTGATTCTGCTCTAAAGAAGGCTGGGTTTGAATGTTACCTCGTTGGTGGTTCTGTTCGCGATTTAGTGATGCAGAAAATTCCAAAAGAATATGACCTCACAACCAATGCGGAACCAAAAGATGTCAAAAAATTATTCAGAACCGTGATTGATACAGGCATAGAACACGGAACTGTTACCGTTGTTTTAGATAAAGTCAATTACGAAGTAACCACATATCGAATCGACAAAGACTATGTTGACGGACGAAGACCTGGTCATGTTGAATTTGGAACTACGTTACATGAAGATTTGAAACGAAGAGATTTTACAATGAATGCGTTAGCATACGACATCCAAACAGGTGTCTTAATCGATGATCATTTAGGACTCATTGACATTCAAAACAAATTGATTCGGACTATAGGGAATCCAGTCCAGCGTTTTACTGAGGATGGTTTGCGACCGATTCGAGCACTTAGATTTGCAAGCACATTGAACTTTTCCATTGAGGAAGAAACCAGAAAGGCAATTCATCTCACAAAACATATCACGAAAAAAATTTCTTTAGAACGGTTTCAGGATGAAATTTTAAAATCATTTCTTGGTCAAACACCATCAAGAATGGTTCAACTTTTAGTAGAAGAAAACATTTTCCAAATATTTCTTCCCACAATGGAAAATGATTTAACCCCGAATCAAAAAATTCTTCTGCAACTCAATGAAATCTCCAAAGATCTGATAGGGATGCAACTTGCATTTGCGTTTTATTCCTTTTTGCCAAATCTCACATTGAAAGAACTGGAATCATACGTAAGGACACTCAAATTTTCAGGTCAAAATACAAAAGATACATTATTGTTCTTCGATCTTTTATCAAAATGGAATTTACCCAGTGATGAACGTGAACTAACAAGTTATCGAATCAAAAAAGAGTATCTTGCTCCGATCAAAAGACATTTTCATCAAAGATATAAGATGGATAGTTCCTTTCTAAGCAAACTGAAACCCATCTACGAAGAAAACATGGATGTTTTGCTTTCCATTTGGAACGAAAATCCACCACTTTTGCTTTCCGATTTGGCACTGAATGGTAATCATCTGGGTGAACATTTCCCAAATTTTCCAAAAACGAATTATGGCGAATTGTTAAACTTTCTCTTGGATCTTGTTTTGCAATCGCCTAAAGAAAATGAGTTTCAGAAATTAATCACTCATTCTGCTGATTTTATAAACAAATTGTCCAAATAA